In the Deltaproteobacteria bacterium genome, CTATTTTATAGGGCAGTAAAACGAAAAACATTGGTGATACTTATTTTGCATATCACGAATTGCAAGAGTTGTTGGAATAAAGTGGACGGCAGGATGTCCCGGTGGGGATGATGCTTTTATACAAACTATAAAGGGACTTCTTAGACGCAAGTTAAAGGCTATGACAAGGGCAGACCTCTAAAAGAAAAATAAAAGCGGTCGCTGTCCCCATTTTTCCGTCCCCATTTTTTCCCATTTTTTCGGCAGACGAATTGAAAGACGAGGACAAGGGAGACCGAAGAAAGGTGGAAAATAAATCTGTCCCGTTTATTTCGCGTTTATTTCGGTCCCGTTTATTTGCGTTTATTTTCCCATGTCTAATGAGAATGCATCCGGGATCATTTAACTTTTTAAGCAAGTTTTTTCTTTTCATACAGCAAGGGAGAGTTCTTTGACCTTATGCTTTTCAGGGACATCCTCCATTGTCATAAGCATATATGCTGTCCCTGACAGACTTTACAATACTTGCATTTTGAAGTAATATCAATTGCATGATTTTATCAGTTGTCTTGTTGATGGTTTTTATAATCTTAATTCCTGAATATGCATGGGCATGGGGACCTGCAACACATCTGGAAATTGGCAGGGATATACTTGATAGTCTGAGATTACTCGCACCACATATAAGGGAATTGCTGTCAAAATTTCCGCATGATTTTCTATATGGAAACATTAGTGCTGATATTGTAGTAGCAAAAAATCTGACAGAGGAACTTAAACACTGCCACAACTGGAAGGTCGGATTAAAAGTCCTCAAAAAGGCTTCCAACCCATCGCAAAAGGCATTTGCCTATGGTTATCTCTCACACCTTGCAGCAGACACAATAGCACATAACTATTATATCCCTGAAAGGCTGCTCATTTCATTTTCCAGCAGAATCTTACGGCATACATACTGGGAACTGAGGTTTGATGCTATGGCTGATAAAA is a window encoding:
- a CDS encoding zinc dependent phospholipase C family protein, with amino-acid sequence MILSVVLLMVFIILIPEYAWAWGPATHLEIGRDILDSLRLLAPHIRELLSKFPHDFLYGNISADIVVAKNLTEELKHCHNWKVGLKVLKKASNPSQKAFAYGYLSHLAADTIAHNYYIPERLLISFSSRILRHTYWELRFDAMADK